In one Thermanaerovibrio velox DSM 12556 genomic region, the following are encoded:
- the dut gene encoding dUTP diphosphatase, translated as MRIRRGNGAEDLPLPSQGTPHSSGVDLRSVEEGVLMPGEVRSFGTGLFVEIPPGYEFQVRSRSGLALKNHVMVLNSPGTVDADYRGEIRVILYNAGSEPFEVKRGDRIAQMVLCPGF; from the coding sequence GTGAGGATAAGGAGGGGCAACGGTGCGGAGGATCTGCCCCTCCCGTCCCAGGGTACTCCCCATTCGTCCGGGGTGGATCTGCGTTCCGTTGAAGAGGGGGTGTTGATGCCCGGGGAAGTTCGGTCCTTTGGTACTGGGCTTTTTGTGGAGATACCCCCGGGATATGAGTTCCAGGTTCGCAGCAGGAGCGGCTTGGCGCTCAAGAACCATGTCATGGTCCTCAACTCCCCTGGAACGGTGGATGCGGACTACCGAGGAGAGATAAGGGTGATCCTTTATAACGCAGGGTCTGAGCCGTTCGAGGTTAAAAGGGGAGACAGGATAGCTCAGATGGTGCTGTGTCCCGGTTTTTAG